The proteins below come from a single Plasmodium sp. gorilla clade G2 genome assembly, chromosome: 13 genomic window:
- a CDS encoding protein phosphatase PP2A regulatory subunit A, putative, protein MSYVNAQEIIDGMQSPDCKIRLRYIKELRVLCEILGNERTKDELIEFLYNLIEDDSEVLIEISKNLIFLIKFIDNVNGCNYLCDLILNFLIAYERDIHVNAYEAFKIYINKCDTLTLTHVIYPKILELAKNDGDNYRIGICKIIPMIIEKSIKEGQSRFVKTFIYLFLEACQDESILVKKSSCDKFGEFIFILKQYKARIDDLINVLKMKEGDMDSNLFIGQKGNKDMDSEIYKKVDIQDGEEKREDDKRNDKEQNKVDNETKKVDNETKKVEHETNKVEHETNKVEHETNKVEHETNKVEHETNKVEHERDKLEHETNNMIPLIDNNNYDYLYNLSKDEKYTLLKEKEFINKIWEKSQEIYSQFFFSINGLDEVQISAVSILHEILNNDINFVKNIKELLTNICNDDSWRVRAELAKNIYNIWKIIKNEDFSLIILLLLKDLDNHVRSIILNNLHKILLLCSKMKMNIMEEIFDDLKRDIDNNNNNNNNNNNNNNNNNNNNNNNNNNNVHLRISLCELLCSLPDILDKNLFIEYILPLFLLFIRIEETNLKSDLFICLHKISRLISFFDMKQIIIPLCNEIIKNKNWRLRYSMYYCLKFFDHYFFFQNKENIESNFLDFWNYIYIGSKDLVYSIRMQVVETLEFLLRNKNFSFFKSGITYLFNNLKQSKNYIFRITCLQYISKLIIYFPLEYIQNNILYILDDLCKDKISNIRFNIIKTIYYIRIYVQHVLFVINNNSYDEIIKKITNMIHEKNQDNKDNKENKENKDNIVNKDNKDNKDNKNNDTYRYVSNDNNINTFYKDNYNNDNTQNNYVPYFHSLENKYNLINRQNHDNNQFIINSCATSSLSFYDNMKNTDTNKKSCEIILYFLTDKLNYLSQDTDKDVLLASTSLKNDDFSLCLNVLNIFNTLCKPIK, encoded by the coding sequence ATGTCTTATGTAAATGCTCAAGAAATTATTGATGGAATGCAATCACCTGATTGTAAGATACGCCTGAGATATATAAAGGAGTTAAGAGTATTATGTGAAATCCTAGGAAATGAAAGAACAAAGGATGAATTGattgaatttttatataatcttaTAGAAGATGATTCAGAAGTATTAATTGAGATatcaaaaaatttaatatttttgataaaGTTTATTGATAATGTAAATGGGTGTAATTATTTATGTGATTtgatattaaattttttaatagcTTATGAAAGAGATATACATGTTAATGCATACGAAgctttcaaaatatatataaataaatgtgaCACGTTAACATTAACTCATGTGATTTATCCCAAAATATTGGAGCTAGCTAAAAATGATGGAGATAATTATCGTATTGgaatatgtaaaataattCCAATGATTATTGAAAAAAGTATAAAGGAAGGTCAATCCAGATTTGTCAAGacgtttatatatttgtttttagaAGCTTGTCAAGATGAAAGTATATTGGTAAAAAAATCTTCTTGTGATAAATTTGGAGAGTTTATATTCATACTGAAACAATATAAAGCAAGGATTGATGATCTTattaatgttttaaaaatgaaagagGGGGACATGGACTCAAATTTGTTTATAGGTCAAAAGGGTAATAAAGATATGGATAGtgagatatataaaaaggtgGATATACAAGATGGGGAAGAAAAAAGGGAAGACGATAAAAGAAATgataaagaacaaaataaagtggataatgaaacaaaaaaagtggataatgaaacaaaaaaagtgGAACACGAAACAAATAAAGTGGAACACGAAACAAATAAAGTGGAACACGAAACAAATAAAGTGGAACACGAAACAAATAAAGTGGAACACGAAACAAATAAAGTGGAACACGAAAGAGATAAATTGGAACAcgaaacaaataatatgattccccttatagataataataattatgattacCTATATAATCTTTcaaaagatgaaaaatatactttactaaaagaaaaagaatttatCAATAAAATTTGGGAGAAATCACAAGAAATATATTcgcaattttttttttcaataaatgGTTTGGATGAAGTACAAATTAGTGCTGTTAGTATATTacatgaaatattaaataatgatataaattttgtaaaaaatattaaagagttattaacaaatatatgtaatgatGATAGTTGGCGTGTAAGAGCGGAGCTagctaaaaatatatataatatatggaaaataataaaaaatgaagatttttcattgataatattattattacttaaaGATTTAGATAATCATGTACGTAGTATAATATTGAATAATTTACataagatattattattatgttcaaaaatgaaaatgaatattatggAAGAAATATTTGATGATTTAAAAAGagatatagataataataataataacaacaacaacaacaacaataataataacaataacaataataataacaataataataataataataatgtacatTTGAGAATATCATTATGTGAATTATTATGTTCATTACCAGATATTTTAGATAAAAATCTTTTTAtcgaatatatattaccttTATTTCTACTTTTTATAAGAATAGAAGAAACAAATTTAAAATCAGACTTATTTATATGCTTACATAAAATATCCAGacttatatcattttttgatatgaaacaaattattatacCATTATGtaatgaaattattaaaaataaaaattggcGTTTAAGATATTCAATGTATTATTGTTTGAAATTTTTcgatcattattttttttttcaaaataaagaaaatattgaatCAAATTTTTTAGATTTCtggaattatatatatataggttcTAAAGATTTAGTATATTCCATACGAATGCAAGTAGTAGAAACATtagaatttttattaagaaataaaaacttctctttttttaaaagtggtattacatatttattcaaCAATTTAAAACAATcaaagaattatatttttagaatTACTtgtttacaatatatatccaaattaataatatattttccattagaatatatacaaaataatattttatatatattagatgaTTTATGTAAAGACAAAATAAGTAATATaagatttaatattattaaaacaatatattatatacgcATTTATGTTCAACATGTTCTCTttgttattaataataatagttatgatgaaataataaagaaaattacTAATATGATCCATGAAAAAAATCAAGACAATAAAGACAATAAAGAGAATAAAGAGAATAAAGACAATATAGTAAATAAAGACAATAAGGACAATAAAGACAATAAAAACAATGACACATATAGATATGTGtctaatgataataatataaatactttttataaggataattacaataatgataatacacaaaataattatgttccatattttcattccttagaaaataaatacaatttAATCAATAGACAAAATCATGATAACAATCAATTTATAATTAACTCATGTGCTACTTCATCTTTGTCTTTTTATGATAACATGAAAAACAcagatacaaataaaaaaagttgtGAAAttatactttattttttaacagataaattaaattatttatcacAAGATACAGACAAGGACGTGTTGTTGGCATCTACATCATTGAAAAACGATGATTTCTCTCTTTGTTTAAATGTTTTAAACATTTTCAACACGTTATGTAAgccaataaaataa